A single window of Mycolicibacterium madagascariense DNA harbors:
- a CDS encoding NAD(P)H-dependent amine dehydrogenase family protein has product MAIRVALVGTGNCGSLALKQLIHDDRFDLVAVWVSSEAKVGRDAGVLAGLDVTTGILATGELDAVVAAAPDCVVYCAMGDVRLPEAMADVRLFLAAAIDVVGSAPGVLQYPWQVIPDKYIQRVEEAARQGNSSVFITGVDPGFATDLLPLALAGTCQSIQQIRTMEIADYATYDGATVMFDVMGFGNPIGELPILFQPGVLSIAWGTAIRQLAAGLGVEVDEIRDSVEQEPAPEDFDVAVGTIGKGTVAALRFQIEGLVGGHPVIVVEHVTRLREDLRPDWAQPAQPGGSYRVEITGEPSYVMDVSPTSRHGDHNYAAILAAAGRIVNAIPDVVAAQPGIRTTLDLPLVTGRAPRVRSSGGALRPTTAARSSRSATSGWRRGPRERS; this is encoded by the coding sequence ATGGCGATACGCGTCGCGCTGGTCGGCACCGGCAACTGCGGCAGCCTGGCGCTCAAGCAATTGATCCACGACGACCGCTTCGACCTCGTCGCCGTCTGGGTGTCCTCCGAGGCCAAGGTGGGCCGGGACGCCGGCGTGCTGGCCGGCCTCGACGTCACGACCGGCATCCTGGCCACCGGCGAACTCGACGCCGTCGTGGCCGCGGCGCCGGACTGCGTCGTCTACTGCGCGATGGGCGACGTCCGGTTGCCCGAGGCGATGGCCGACGTCCGGCTGTTCCTGGCCGCGGCCATCGACGTCGTGGGCTCGGCGCCCGGGGTGCTGCAGTACCCGTGGCAGGTGATCCCCGACAAGTACATCCAGCGGGTCGAAGAGGCTGCGCGACAAGGCAATTCGAGTGTGTTCATCACCGGCGTCGATCCCGGTTTCGCCACCGATCTGCTGCCGCTCGCGCTGGCGGGCACCTGTCAGAGCATTCAGCAGATCCGCACCATGGAGATCGCCGACTACGCCACCTACGACGGGGCGACGGTCATGTTCGACGTGATGGGCTTCGGCAACCCGATCGGCGAATTACCCATCCTGTTCCAGCCCGGTGTCCTGAGCATCGCCTGGGGCACCGCGATCCGGCAGCTCGCGGCCGGTCTCGGCGTGGAGGTCGACGAGATCAGGGACTCGGTCGAGCAGGAACCGGCACCGGAAGACTTCGACGTCGCCGTCGGCACGATCGGCAAGGGCACCGTCGCCGCCCTGCGCTTCCAGATCGAGGGCCTGGTGGGCGGCCACCCGGTGATCGTGGTCGAGCACGTCACCCGCCTGCGCGAGGATCTTCGGCCCGACTGGGCGCAGCCCGCGCAGCCCGGGGGTTCCTACCGGGTGGAGATCACCGGCGAACCGTCCTACGTCATGGACGTCTCCCCCACCAGCCGCCACGGCGATCACAACTACGCCGCCATCCTCGCGGCGGCGGGGCGCATCGTGAACGCGATACCCGACGTCGTCGCCGCGCAGCCCGGCATCCGCACCACGCTGGACCTGCCCCTGGTGACGGGCCGGGCACCGCGGGTGCGGTCTAGCGGCGGTGCACTCCGCCCCACGACAGCCGCACGGTCGTCCCGTTCAGCGACGTCTGGATGGAGGCGTGGTCCGCGAGAGCGGTCATGA
- a CDS encoding ATP-binding protein, which translates to MPKAATTHAERFERIGVRADPRLATQTRDEFGWWVQRTFDLDADRVGDLLLATYEAMANSAEFAYLSAGATGTMDLTASYDPVESTLSVTISDRGQWRTAAPAPGDRRRGRGIGLMTALADHASIQTSLNGTTVRLSWGGVHRR; encoded by the coding sequence ATGCCCAAGGCCGCCACCACCCACGCCGAGCGCTTCGAGCGCATCGGCGTCCGGGCGGATCCTCGGCTGGCCACCCAGACTCGTGACGAGTTCGGCTGGTGGGTGCAACGCACGTTCGACCTCGACGCGGATCGCGTCGGGGACCTCCTGCTCGCGACGTACGAGGCGATGGCGAACTCCGCCGAGTTCGCCTACCTGAGCGCGGGTGCGACCGGCACGATGGACCTCACGGCCTCCTACGACCCCGTCGAGTCGACGCTGTCGGTCACGATCTCCGATCGCGGCCAGTGGCGCACCGCGGCGCCGGCGCCCGGCGACCGCAGGCGCGGCCGCGGCATCGGCCTCATGACCGCTCTCGCGGACCACGCCTCCATCCAGACGTCGCTGAACGGGACGACCGTGCGGCTGTCGTGGGGCGGAGTGCACCGCCGCTAG
- a CDS encoding STAS domain-containing protein has translation MNEQRESTDGTPAASGSTCEVSERWVEQIVVVAASGVVDMITAPRLEDAIMAALGKSPAGLVVDLTDVEFLASAGMGVLVAAHDAAPEGIGIHIVAEGPATSRPLKLVGIADIVPLHATLDEALGSFSA, from the coding sequence TTGAACGAACAACGGGAATCGACCGATGGCACCCCTGCGGCATCCGGATCGACCTGCGAAGTAAGCGAACGGTGGGTCGAGCAGATCGTGGTCGTCGCGGCCTCTGGCGTCGTCGACATGATCACGGCCCCACGCCTGGAGGATGCGATCATGGCCGCGCTGGGCAAGTCGCCCGCCGGCCTCGTCGTCGACCTCACCGACGTGGAGTTCCTCGCCTCGGCCGGCATGGGCGTGCTGGTTGCGGCACACGACGCGGCCCCCGAGGGGATCGGCATCCACATCGTCGCCGAGGGTCCCGCGACCAGCCGGCCGCTCAAGCTCGTCGGCATCGCCGACATCGTGCCTCTGCACGCCACCCTCGACGAGGCGCTGGGCTCCTTCTCCGCCTGA
- a CDS encoding HAD family hydrolase, translated as MITQATLANHLDDVSSGPTGARVGAFFDLDGTLVSGFTATVHAGHRIQTRKASLGEVLGVLEASLRYRLGRMEFERLVVRAAGYLRGDALAELEDIGEYLFRRHIETRVFAQMQDVVRAHQDRGHSVVMSSSALAIHAEPVARFLGIHDVICNHFEVDAGGRLTGGVVTPVVWGAGKAAAVGRFAAEHGVDLTESYFYADGDEDAALMRVVGHPRPVNPRAGLAAEAERQGWPVLRVSAGQARRGPGGLLRRLAGDR; from the coding sequence ATGATCACGCAGGCGACGCTGGCCAATCATCTCGACGACGTGTCGTCGGGCCCCACCGGCGCGCGCGTCGGTGCGTTCTTCGACCTCGACGGCACGCTGGTCTCGGGTTTCACCGCAACGGTCCACGCCGGACACCGCATCCAGACCCGCAAGGCCAGCCTCGGCGAGGTGCTCGGGGTACTGGAGGCGTCGCTGCGATACCGGCTGGGACGCATGGAGTTCGAGCGCCTCGTCGTGCGGGCCGCGGGTTATCTGCGCGGCGACGCGCTCGCGGAGTTGGAGGACATCGGCGAGTACCTGTTCCGGCGCCACATCGAGACGCGGGTGTTCGCGCAGATGCAGGACGTCGTGCGCGCGCACCAGGACCGGGGCCACAGCGTGGTGATGAGCTCGTCGGCGCTGGCGATCCACGCCGAACCCGTCGCCCGCTTCCTCGGCATCCACGACGTCATCTGCAACCACTTCGAGGTCGACGCCGGGGGCCGACTGACCGGCGGGGTCGTCACCCCCGTGGTGTGGGGTGCCGGCAAGGCCGCGGCCGTGGGGCGATTCGCCGCCGAGCACGGGGTCGACCTCACCGAGAGCTACTTCTACGCCGACGGCGACGAGGATGCGGCGCTGATGCGGGTGGTCGGTCATCCGCGGCCGGTGAATCCCCGGGCGGGACTGGCGGCCGAGGCCGAGCGCCAGGGGTGGCCGGTGCTGCGGGTCAGTGCGGGCCAGGCGCGTCGCGGCCCCGGTGGGCTGCTGCGGCGCCTCGCCGGAGATCGGTGA
- a CDS encoding nitronate monooxygenase, with translation MHTPLCDQLGIEFPIFAFTHCRDVVVAVSKAGGFGVLGAVGFTPEQLEVELNWIDDHIGDHTYGVDIVIPNKYEGMDANLSADELAKMLVDMVPQEHLDFAKKVLTDHGVPLTAEDNESTLQLLGWTEATATPQVEIALKHPKMTLIANALGTPPRDMIDHIHAEGRRVAALCGSPSQARKHADAGVDVIIAQGGEAGGHSGEIGSIVLWPQVVKEVAPVPVLAAGGIGSGQQIAAALALGTQGAWTGSQWLMVEEAENTPVQQAAYVKAGSRDTVRSRSFTGKPARMLRNDWTDAWENPDNPKALGMPLQFMVSGLAVAATHKYPNETVDVAFNPVGQVVGQFTKVEKTSAVIERWVQEYLEATGALNALNEAAGV, from the coding sequence ATGCACACCCCCCTCTGCGACCAGCTCGGCATCGAGTTCCCGATCTTCGCGTTCACGCACTGCCGCGACGTCGTCGTCGCCGTCAGCAAGGCCGGCGGATTCGGCGTCCTCGGCGCGGTCGGCTTCACCCCCGAGCAGCTCGAGGTCGAGCTCAACTGGATCGACGACCACATCGGTGACCACACCTACGGCGTCGACATCGTGATTCCCAACAAGTACGAGGGCATGGACGCGAACCTGTCCGCCGACGAACTGGCCAAGATGCTGGTCGACATGGTCCCCCAGGAGCACCTCGACTTCGCGAAGAAGGTGCTGACCGACCACGGCGTGCCGCTCACCGCCGAGGACAACGAGAGCACCCTGCAGCTGCTGGGCTGGACCGAGGCGACTGCCACCCCGCAGGTCGAGATCGCCCTCAAGCATCCGAAGATGACGCTGATCGCCAACGCCCTCGGCACGCCGCCGCGCGACATGATCGACCACATCCACGCCGAGGGCCGCAGGGTGGCCGCGCTCTGCGGGTCTCCCAGCCAGGCGCGCAAGCACGCCGACGCCGGCGTCGACGTCATCATCGCCCAGGGCGGCGAGGCGGGCGGGCACTCTGGTGAGATCGGCTCGATCGTGCTGTGGCCCCAGGTCGTCAAGGAGGTGGCCCCGGTACCGGTGCTGGCCGCCGGTGGCATCGGCAGCGGTCAGCAGATCGCGGCGGCCCTCGCGCTGGGCACCCAGGGGGCCTGGACCGGTTCGCAGTGGCTGATGGTCGAGGAGGCCGAGAACACCCCCGTGCAGCAGGCCGCCTACGTCAAGGCGGGCAGCCGCGACACCGTGCGCAGCCGCTCGTTCACGGGCAAGCCCGCGCGCATGCTGCGCAACGACTGGACCGACGCGTGGGAGAACCCGGACAACCCCAAGGCGCTCGGCATGCCGCTGCAGTTCATGGTGTCCGGTCTCGCAGTCGCGGCGACCCACAAGTACCCCAACGAGACCGTGGACGTCGCCTTCAATCCCGTCGGTCAGGTGGTCGGTCAGTTCACCAAGGTGGAGAAGACGTCGGCCGTGATCGAGCGGTGGGTTCAGGAGTACCTGGAGGCCACCGGAGCGCTCAACGCACTCAACGAGGCCGCCGGCGTCTGA
- a CDS encoding glycoside hydrolase family 16 protein has product MPDMDRRSMILMTGIGLLGAAAAVPHAAATPVPLDAPPPAAPPPGGQYLFADEFDGPAGSAPDPTKWEVAQARETMEDPTFWELPQNVGQYRDDRRNVFVDGKSNLVFHAAKDGDTYYSGKVFGTYRGGIGHNWEARIKLNCLTPGAWPAWYLANNSPVNGGEVDIMEWYGNGKWAAGTAVHAKLNGGEHVSQTIYPDSAWHTWRVQWDDAGMRFWKDYTDGAQPYFNVPANALPDWQFNTPGYQLFPVLDLAVAGSGGGDPGPGTYPADMLIDYVRVW; this is encoded by the coding sequence ATGCCTGACATGGATCGACGCAGCATGATCTTGATGACCGGGATCGGCCTGCTGGGCGCCGCCGCCGCCGTTCCCCACGCGGCCGCCACCCCGGTGCCCCTCGACGCTCCCCCGCCGGCCGCACCACCCCCCGGCGGGCAGTACCTGTTCGCCGACGAGTTCGACGGCCCGGCCGGTTCGGCGCCCGATCCCACCAAGTGGGAGGTCGCCCAGGCCCGCGAGACCATGGAGGACCCGACGTTCTGGGAGTTGCCCCAGAACGTCGGTCAGTACCGCGACGACCGCAGGAACGTGTTCGTCGACGGCAAGTCCAACCTCGTCTTCCACGCGGCCAAGGACGGCGACACCTACTACAGCGGCAAGGTCTTCGGCACCTACCGCGGCGGCATCGGGCACAACTGGGAGGCGCGGATCAAGCTGAACTGCCTGACGCCCGGAGCGTGGCCGGCGTGGTACCTGGCCAACAACAGCCCGGTCAACGGCGGCGAAGTCGACATCATGGAGTGGTACGGCAACGGCAAGTGGGCGGCGGGCACGGCGGTGCACGCGAAGCTGAACGGCGGTGAGCACGTCAGCCAGACGATCTACCCGGACAGCGCGTGGCACACCTGGCGGGTGCAGTGGGACGACGCGGGCATGCGGTTCTGGAAGGACTACACCGACGGCGCGCAGCCGTACTTCAACGTTCCGGCGAACGCGTTGCCCGACTGGCAGTTCAATACGCCTGGCTATCAACTGTTTCCGGTGCTGGACCTGGCGGTGGCCGGCTCCGGTGGTGGCGATCCCGGACCGGGCACCTACCCGGCCGACATGCTCATCGACTACGTGCGCGTCTGGTAG
- a CDS encoding cytochrome P450, with the protein MATTATSPQLPAGFDFTDPDIYAERLPVEELAEMRRVAPIWWNEQPADVGGFGDGGYWVVTKHRDVKEVSRRSDVFSSLEKTALPRYKDGTVATQIETGKFVLLNMDAPHHTHLRKIVSRAFTPRAVEQLRADLTERARQIVAEAAARGTGDFVEQVSCELPLQAIAGLMGVPQEDRMKLFHWSNQMVGDMDPEFENNDAMSASVELITYGMQMAAERTAHPGDDLVTKLVHADVDGHKLSDDELGFFVILLAVAGNETTRNSITQGMMAFTDHPDQWELFKRERPATAADEIVRWATPVTSFQRTALVDTELSGVPIKKGQRVVMFYRSANFDEDVFTDPYTFDILRDPNPHVGFGGTGAHFCIGANLARMTIDLMFNAIADAMPNLTSLARPERLRSGWLNGIKHWQVDYTGAATPGR; encoded by the coding sequence ATGGCGACGACCGCCACCAGCCCCCAACTTCCCGCCGGCTTCGACTTCACCGATCCCGACATCTACGCCGAGCGACTACCGGTCGAGGAACTCGCCGAGATGCGCCGGGTCGCCCCCATCTGGTGGAACGAACAGCCCGCGGACGTCGGGGGCTTCGGCGACGGCGGCTACTGGGTCGTCACCAAGCACAGGGACGTCAAGGAGGTGTCGCGGCGCAGCGACGTGTTCTCCAGCCTGGAGAAGACGGCGCTGCCCCGGTACAAGGACGGCACCGTGGCCACCCAGATCGAGACCGGCAAGTTCGTCCTGCTCAACATGGACGCGCCGCACCACACCCATCTGCGCAAGATCGTGTCCCGCGCGTTCACCCCGCGCGCGGTCGAACAGCTGCGCGCCGATCTCACCGAACGCGCCCGCCAGATCGTCGCCGAGGCGGCCGCGCGGGGCACGGGCGACTTCGTCGAGCAGGTGTCCTGTGAGCTGCCCCTGCAGGCCATCGCCGGGTTGATGGGCGTGCCCCAGGAGGACCGCATGAAGCTGTTCCACTGGTCCAATCAGATGGTCGGCGACATGGACCCGGAGTTCGAGAACAACGACGCGATGAGCGCGTCGGTCGAGCTGATCACCTACGGCATGCAGATGGCCGCCGAGCGGACCGCCCACCCCGGCGACGACCTGGTCACCAAGCTGGTCCACGCCGACGTCGACGGTCACAAGCTGTCCGACGACGAACTGGGCTTCTTCGTGATCCTGCTCGCGGTGGCCGGGAACGAGACCACCCGCAACTCGATCACCCAGGGCATGATGGCGTTCACCGACCACCCCGATCAGTGGGAGCTGTTCAAGCGGGAACGCCCGGCGACCGCCGCCGACGAGATCGTCCGCTGGGCCACCCCCGTGACGTCGTTTCAGCGCACCGCACTCGTCGACACCGAACTGTCCGGCGTCCCGATCAAGAAGGGCCAGCGGGTGGTGATGTTCTACCGCTCGGCCAACTTCGACGAGGACGTCTTCACCGACCCGTACACCTTCGACATCCTGCGCGACCCCAACCCGCACGTCGGCTTCGGCGGCACCGGCGCGCACTTCTGCATCGGTGCGAACCTGGCCAGGATGACCATCGACCTGATGTTCAACGCGATCGCCGACGCGATGCCCAACCTGACGTCATTGGCCAGGCCGGAGCGGCTGCGCTCGGGATGGCTCAACGGCATCAAGCACTGGCAGGTCGACTACACGGGCGCGGCTACGCCTGGACGATGA
- a CDS encoding L,D-transpeptidase produces the protein MLSVAGIATLLLSGSAATSLAAAPAAAVVANVSPSPGQVVGVAMPITVTFAEPVADRAAAERSFAISAPRAPQGNFVWLKNDVVQWNPSSYWPAHSDISVSMEGFKTDFHTGAQTVGVADVNAHTFTVSIDGQVARTMPASMGKPKHPTPIGSFTALEKQSPVVMDSRTIGIPLSDPEGYKLTVYDAVRVTWGGVYVHAAPWSVAQQGNSNVSHGCINLSTDNASWYYNQVNVGDPIIVQA, from the coding sequence GTGTTGTCAGTGGCGGGGATTGCGACCCTGCTGCTGAGCGGTTCTGCGGCGACCAGCCTTGCGGCTGCACCCGCTGCGGCAGTCGTCGCGAACGTTTCACCATCGCCGGGTCAGGTCGTCGGCGTGGCCATGCCCATCACGGTGACGTTCGCCGAGCCCGTCGCCGACCGCGCCGCGGCCGAGCGCAGCTTCGCGATCTCGGCCCCCAGGGCGCCCCAGGGCAACTTCGTCTGGCTGAAGAACGACGTCGTGCAGTGGAACCCCAGCAGCTACTGGCCCGCCCACTCGGACATCTCGGTCTCGATGGAGGGCTTCAAGACCGACTTCCACACCGGCGCCCAGACCGTCGGGGTGGCCGACGTGAACGCACACACGTTCACCGTGAGCATCGACGGCCAGGTGGCGCGCACCATGCCCGCCTCGATGGGCAAGCCCAAGCACCCCACGCCGATCGGGTCGTTCACCGCGCTGGAGAAGCAGTCCCCGGTCGTCATGGACTCGCGCACCATCGGCATCCCGCTGAGCGATCCCGAGGGCTACAAGCTCACCGTGTACGACGCGGTCCGGGTCACCTGGGGCGGTGTGTACGTGCACGCCGCTCCGTGGTCGGTGGCGCAGCAGGGCAACTCCAACGTCAGCCACGGCTGCATCAACCTCAGCACCGACAACGCGTCCTGGTACTACAACCAGGTCAACGTCGGCGACCCGATCATCGTCCAGGCGTAG
- a CDS encoding Pr6Pr family membrane protein produces the protein MAPPAPAHRAGLRLTLRIALVLAVAAALLSVHLTSRYGVAWRLVTFTYQANVLAALYYAWTLLAPRSDERTGLRGAVVLYVVVAGVVWNLLLTGHSMGYTPANVLLHVVVPILALADWLLIGRGAGVPRWWQPFAWLGYPAIYLVGALVILNRAGRRAPYYFLDPDSVGIGAVVGNVALLALGFLGLGYLLLAVAGRRSANA, from the coding sequence TTGGCCCCACCCGCGCCCGCGCACCGCGCCGGCCTCCGCCTGACCCTGCGCATCGCACTCGTCCTCGCCGTCGCGGCCGCGCTGCTCTCCGTGCACCTGACGTCGAGGTACGGCGTCGCCTGGCGGCTGGTCACGTTCACCTACCAGGCCAACGTCCTCGCGGCGCTCTACTACGCGTGGACGCTGCTCGCCCCCCGTTCGGATGAGCGCACCGGGCTGCGCGGTGCGGTCGTGCTGTACGTCGTCGTCGCGGGGGTGGTCTGGAATCTCCTGCTGACCGGGCACAGCATGGGGTACACGCCCGCCAATGTGCTTCTGCACGTGGTGGTTCCGATCCTCGCCCTCGCCGACTGGCTGCTGATCGGGCGCGGCGCAGGCGTCCCGAGGTGGTGGCAGCCGTTCGCGTGGCTCGGCTACCCGGCCATCTATCTGGTGGGTGCGCTGGTGATCCTCAACCGTGCGGGCCGGCGCGCGCCGTACTACTTCCTCGATCCCGACAGCGTCGGCATCGGCGCGGTCGTCGGCAACGTCGCTCTGCTGGCGCTGGGGTTCCTCGGGCTGGGTTACCTGTTGCTGGCAGTGGCCGGTCGGCGGTCGGCTAACGCTTAG
- a CDS encoding DUF7159 family protein codes for MVLHAGAARAWPPRESTGVHVDAVLGLSMSPTSVGLVLVEGQDADGATMDRDSFLVSDDGQPSQQATAAVLRTEAMAANRGLRLHSIGVTWSEDADLDASMLMESLSESGFDNVVAIRMPEATEALARGVAEVLGYATTAVCLVEPQSAISLIVNTSDGAVQTAFNHAIDSDEDLISWLSAVFTRADWAPEALVVVGSAGDFEPLMHRLEDALSVPVYAPEEAKLALARGAALASAQSTELPLEFLDEGLRHDAFVVPARVGDLGRHRTDRRRAQYRRSLSTVGPAAMLATGVVTFVVSASIAISLQLSPARPAPPSSPTPAAKVETDEAPAAAPVLPPPAAVPPAPVVEAVPPPEAPPSVNEDPPVAVVDTPAEAPVTDQAPAAVPDAPPAQSVDPVPAQTVDPALAPPTDPALAPPVAGPPPVPPVTGGPMMLDPNTQVPAQKPGLWTRIKERLSGTG; via the coding sequence ATGGTCCTCCACGCTGGTGCTGCCCGAGCGTGGCCGCCTCGTGAATCCACTGGGGTACACGTAGACGCGGTCCTCGGGTTGTCGATGTCCCCCACGTCCGTCGGTCTCGTGCTCGTCGAAGGCCAGGACGCCGATGGCGCGACGATGGATCGCGACTCGTTCCTGGTCTCCGACGACGGGCAGCCGTCGCAACAGGCGACCGCAGCCGTCCTGCGCACCGAGGCGATGGCCGCCAACCGCGGGTTGCGGTTGCACTCGATCGGTGTCACCTGGAGCGAGGACGCCGACCTCGACGCCTCGATGCTGATGGAGTCGCTGTCCGAGTCCGGTTTCGACAACGTCGTGGCGATCCGGATGCCCGAGGCCACCGAGGCCCTAGCCCGCGGCGTCGCGGAGGTCCTCGGGTACGCGACGACCGCCGTGTGCCTCGTGGAGCCCCAGTCGGCGATCTCGCTCATCGTCAACACCAGCGACGGCGCCGTGCAGACGGCCTTCAACCACGCGATCGACTCCGACGAAGACCTCATCAGCTGGCTGAGCGCGGTGTTCACGCGCGCCGACTGGGCGCCGGAGGCGTTGGTCGTCGTCGGCTCGGCCGGTGACTTCGAACCCCTGATGCACCGCCTCGAGGACGCGCTGTCGGTTCCGGTGTACGCGCCGGAGGAGGCCAAGCTGGCACTCGCCCGCGGAGCCGCCCTGGCCTCGGCGCAGAGCACGGAGCTCCCCCTGGAGTTCCTCGACGAGGGCCTGCGGCACGACGCGTTCGTCGTGCCCGCGCGCGTCGGAGACCTGGGCCGCCACCGCACCGACCGTCGCCGCGCCCAGTACCGCCGCTCGCTGTCGACCGTCGGGCCCGCCGCGATGCTGGCCACCGGGGTCGTGACGTTCGTCGTCTCGGCGTCGATCGCGATCAGTCTGCAGCTGTCCCCGGCCCGGCCCGCGCCGCCGAGCAGTCCCACGCCGGCCGCCAAGGTCGAAACGGACGAGGCGCCCGCGGCGGCGCCCGTACTGCCGCCACCGGCTGCCGTCCCTCCCGCTCCCGTCGTCGAGGCCGTGCCGCCGCCCGAGGCCCCGCCCTCGGTGAACGAGGACCCGCCGGTCGCCGTCGTCGACACCCCCGCCGAGGCGCCGGTCACCGACCAGGCCCCGGCCGCGGTGCCGGATGCACCACCCGCGCAGTCCGTCGACCCCGTGCCGGCGCAGACCGTCGACCCCGCGCTCGCCCCGCCGACGGACCCGGCACTCGCACCGCCGGTCGCCGGACCGCCGCCCGTCCCGCCCGTGACGGGTGGACCGATGATGCTCGACCCCAACACCCAGGTCCCGGCGCAGAAGCCCGGGCTGTGGACGCGGATCAAAGAGCGGCTCTCGGGTACCGGCTAG
- a CDS encoding threonine ammonia-lyase, translating into MSLISVGEIQAAAQRIRPYVLCTPLIPAPWGDRDRPLFLKPEGLQSVGAFKVRGAFNAIGRLDAATRARGVVAYSSGNHAQAVACAAARFGIVAHIVMPRETPQVKIEATRAHGAEVVLCEPGRREAVAAEVVERTGGVLIPPFDHPDVIAGQGTIGLEIAEDLPEVASVIVPVSGGGLASGIGTAIRALAPAATVFGAEPELAADTAASLAAGHRVDWSIEDRNRTIADGLRSQPSALTFAHLRQVLDGVITVSENEIRDAVREIALRANLVAEPSGAVALAAYRRGATPPGPTVVIVSGGNVELGMLAQILTG; encoded by the coding sequence ATGTCACTGATCAGCGTCGGCGAGATCCAGGCGGCGGCGCAACGGATCCGCCCGTACGTCCTGTGCACCCCGCTGATTCCGGCGCCATGGGGTGATCGGGACCGCCCGCTGTTCCTCAAGCCGGAGGGTCTGCAGTCCGTCGGCGCCTTCAAGGTCCGCGGCGCGTTCAACGCGATCGGCCGCCTCGACGCCGCGACCCGCGCCAGGGGAGTCGTCGCCTACTCGAGTGGGAATCACGCCCAGGCCGTCGCCTGCGCCGCGGCCAGGTTCGGCATCGTCGCCCACATCGTGATGCCAAGGGAGACACCGCAGGTCAAGATCGAGGCGACCCGCGCGCACGGTGCCGAGGTCGTGCTCTGCGAGCCCGGTCGGCGCGAGGCGGTGGCCGCGGAGGTGGTGGAGCGGACCGGGGGAGTGCTCATCCCGCCGTTCGACCACCCCGACGTGATCGCCGGCCAGGGCACGATCGGGCTGGAGATCGCCGAGGATCTGCCCGAGGTCGCCAGCGTCATCGTCCCGGTCAGCGGCGGCGGCTTGGCATCGGGGATCGGCACGGCCATCCGGGCCCTCGCTCCCGCCGCCACGGTGTTCGGGGCCGAGCCGGAACTGGCCGCCGACACCGCCGCGAGCCTGGCCGCCGGACACCGCGTCGACTGGTCGATCGAGGATCGCAACCGCACCATTGCCGACGGGCTCCGGTCGCAGCCCTCCGCCCTGACCTTCGCGCATCTTCGGCAGGTGCTGGATGGCGTGATCACCGTGTCGGAGAACGAGATTCGCGACGCCGTGCGCGAGATCGCGCTGCGCGCCAACCTGGTGGCCGAGCCCAGCGGCGCGGTCGCGCTGGCCGCCTACCGCCGGGGTGCCACCCCGCCGGGGCCGACGGTGGTGATCGTGTCCGGTGGCAACGTCGAACTAGGCATGCTCGCGCAAATCCTCACCGGCTGA